In a genomic window of Caldalkalibacillus salinus:
- a CDS encoding copper amine oxidase N-terminal domain-containing protein, whose protein sequence is MPKTKNLISIGLVFLLIVSSTLLTFPRLTAASGITVSLNGEPLTFDQGVIIKDGRALVPMRKIFEALDATVHYDSETKVVIAERNDLLIELPIGSKHVKVNDRDIEIDVASQVVNGRTLVPLRFISESLGADVHYDSQARHIFIMTVAIEPSFFYMDTSANISEHIDYEQFEAQFSNTHTDQELVGMYLIEDLIGHKNYVETHQTTSLELDGELYDFYMITFSELDNNKATGEFAIEVYDIDTGETVDEIYGQMSDIAFDQNLKFTIPEALEIAGQGGANSEPSDEPAEEAEPEKTYSDEDWITSYDSFITDETFRETLLHPTEPILYTLDDNGLVVIDLTDQSVEHVTLPLPAERMDLYDDKLYITMLTGEHSPYRWEEDQSGEIAVVNINTLNLSKRFEIDIDPYGVVADENYLYVQSGSGQWTDIQSLDKDTGALIDSTMIRERSINVMHPDMNRIYTMTTDSSPKEYKSYHIKDGQFTDETRWPYHGGYTLANYYDISSDGKYIFNGSGGVFHATQNSDTDMTHVTSLSTTFTSIAFGLEQNKFFTAKDQTVTVYDYSTFTKENELTLNGDIRHLFYQDQTLYVVTYETPSGSNLPKFVVHELEL, encoded by the coding sequence ATGCCGAAAACTAAAAATCTCATATCGATTGGACTTGTTTTTTTACTTATCGTATCATCAACCCTACTCACTTTTCCTCGTTTGACTGCAGCATCAGGTATTACGGTTAGTTTAAATGGGGAACCGCTCACATTTGACCAAGGTGTCATTATAAAGGATGGACGCGCACTCGTCCCTATGCGGAAAATTTTTGAAGCCTTAGATGCCACTGTTCATTATGACAGTGAAACAAAGGTGGTCATAGCAGAAAGAAATGATTTGCTTATTGAACTTCCTATTGGAAGTAAACACGTGAAAGTCAATGATCGTGATATTGAAATTGATGTAGCAAGTCAAGTGGTCAATGGTCGAACCCTCGTCCCCCTTCGTTTTATCTCAGAATCTTTGGGTGCTGATGTCCACTATGATAGCCAAGCTCGTCATATTTTTATTATGACAGTAGCCATTGAGCCTTCCTTTTTCTACATGGATACGTCCGCAAACATTTCGGAACATATTGATTATGAACAATTTGAAGCCCAATTCTCAAATACACATACTGATCAAGAGCTGGTGGGCATGTACTTAATAGAGGATTTAATCGGTCATAAAAATTACGTCGAAACACATCAAACCACTTCACTTGAATTAGATGGGGAGCTCTATGACTTTTACATGATTACATTCAGTGAACTTGATAACAATAAAGCAACTGGAGAGTTTGCTATAGAAGTTTATGACATTGATACAGGGGAAACTGTAGATGAGATTTATGGGCAAATGTCTGACATTGCATTTGATCAGAATCTCAAATTTACAATCCCTGAAGCCCTTGAGATCGCAGGGCAAGGTGGTGCAAACTCTGAACCTTCAGATGAACCGGCTGAGGAAGCAGAGCCTGAAAAGACATACTCAGATGAAGACTGGATCACATCTTATGATTCATTTATTACCGATGAAACATTTAGAGAAACCCTGCTCCATCCTACAGAACCTATTTTATACACATTGGATGATAACGGCTTAGTGGTCATAGACCTTACGGATCAATCTGTCGAACATGTAACACTTCCTCTACCTGCAGAAAGAATGGATCTATATGATGACAAACTCTATATTACTATGCTAACAGGAGAACATAGCCCTTACAGATGGGAAGAAGATCAGTCAGGTGAAATCGCCGTGGTGAACATAAACACACTTAACCTATCAAAAAGATTTGAAATTGATATTGATCCTTATGGGGTTGTTGCCGATGAAAATTATCTTTACGTTCAATCTGGTTCTGGACAATGGACCGATATACAAAGTTTAGATAAAGATACAGGCGCACTGATAGACTCGACAATGATTCGTGAGAGGAGTATTAACGTTATGCATCCTGACATGAACCGCATTTATACGATGACAACAGACTCTTCTCCTAAAGAATACAAATCCTACCACATAAAAGATGGGCAATTTACAGATGAAACAAGATGGCCGTACCATGGAGGTTACACCTTAGCAAACTATTATGATATCAGTTCAGACGGTAAATATATTTTTAATGGATCAGGTGGGGTCTTTCATGCCACTCAAAATAGTGACACTGATATGACACATGTAACGTCACTGTCTACTACTTTTACGAGTATCGCGTTTGGGCTAGAACAAAACAAGTTTTTCACAGCGAAAGATCAAACGGTAACAGTATATGACTATAGCACTTTCACAAAAGAAAACGAATTAACTCTAAATGGCGACATTCGTCACCTATTCTACCAAGATCAAACGTTGTATGTCGTCACCTACGAAACACCAAGTGGTAGCAATTTACCAAAATTTGTTGTTCATGAACTAGAACTATAG
- a CDS encoding glycerophosphodiester phosphodiesterase has translation MDTIFAHRGASFEAPENTIPAFQLALQQGCKAIELDVHLTIDQEIVVCHDDHIDRTTDGTGLIKEQTLNALKQRDAGSWFSSEYKGTRIPTLAEILALIDKDVLLNIEIKNIPYFHKGIEQKLVSLLERYGFEDNIIISSFDHQALKTVQNIKPSLKKGVLLKNYLISPWEYIQRCDLDAYSIHPLYTFIDQAFVQDCHQAGLKIYPYTVDDRKTYQHFETLGVDGIFTNIPSRFMG, from the coding sequence ATGGATACTATTTTTGCACATCGGGGGGCTTCCTTCGAAGCACCCGAAAATACGATACCGGCTTTTCAACTGGCGCTCCAGCAGGGGTGCAAGGCCATTGAATTAGACGTTCACTTAACGATAGATCAAGAAATTGTAGTATGTCACGATGACCATATTGATCGGACAACGGACGGTACGGGCTTAATCAAAGAGCAAACATTAAATGCATTGAAGCAAAGGGATGCTGGGAGCTGGTTTTCGTCAGAATATAAGGGGACCAGGATTCCGACATTAGCTGAGATTCTTGCGCTCATAGACAAGGATGTTTTATTAAATATAGAAATTAAAAACATTCCCTACTTTCATAAGGGCATTGAGCAAAAGTTAGTGAGCCTTCTAGAGCGCTATGGATTTGAAGACAATATTATTATTTCCTCGTTTGACCATCAGGCTCTTAAAACAGTACAAAATATCAAACCGAGTCTTAAGAAAGGTGTGTTATTGAAGAATTACCTTATTTCACCTTGGGAATATATACAAAGATGTGATCTTGATGCGTATAGTATTCACCCACTATACACATTCATTGATCAAGCTTTTGTCCAAGACTGTCATCAAGCTGGATTAAAAATTTATCCTTATACCGTTGATGATCGCAAAACGTATCAACACTTCGAAACGTTAGGTGTAGACGGTATATTTACGAATATCCCTTCGCGGTTTATGGGGTAA
- a CDS encoding ABC transporter substrate-binding protein, which yields MKKTLLFMFGVCLILGFTACSSTTSGEAQYTDDGRLIVTFWHAMGGNLGETLQKIADDFNASQDEFYVQPEYQGTYEESLNKLRQVGGTPEAPTLMQVFEVGTKYMAESGYIVPMQTFIDQDQFDISNLEENILGYYQIDGQLYSMPFNTSNAIMLYNKDMFREAGLDPEDPPSTFSEVQEVAQRLTQGAETHVDVHGFGLLIHGWFFEQLLANQGAYYVDQDNGRSGEPTRTLINEQPGLNVFTWLDEMNKEGTLGIYGRDWDDIRAAFKAEKLAMYLDSTAGTASNVNDSDFEVGTAYLPVMDGQDRHGVIIGGASLWMMEGKSEEEQLAAWEFIKYLVEPETQAYWAGETGYFPITKAAHEEATLQEVYDTYPQFLTAVEQLQNTTLTPATQGALMSVFPQAREHVMTAIEKLYDGASPEEALNEAAEMIDRALEDAKRTR from the coding sequence ATGAAAAAGACGTTACTTTTCATGTTTGGCGTTTGTCTCATTCTAGGCTTTACAGCATGTAGTAGTACCACAAGTGGAGAAGCACAGTATACGGATGATGGAAGACTTATTGTGACCTTTTGGCATGCGATGGGAGGGAATCTAGGGGAAACCCTGCAAAAGATAGCAGATGATTTTAATGCGAGTCAAGATGAGTTTTATGTACAACCTGAATATCAAGGGACGTATGAGGAATCTCTTAATAAGCTCAGACAAGTCGGGGGAACCCCAGAAGCACCAACGCTGATGCAGGTATTTGAGGTGGGTACAAAATATATGGCTGAAAGCGGTTATATCGTTCCCATGCAGACATTTATTGATCAAGATCAATTTGACATATCCAACCTCGAAGAGAATATACTAGGTTATTACCAGATTGATGGTCAGCTCTATTCCATGCCCTTTAATACGTCTAACGCGATCATGTTATATAATAAGGATATGTTTAGAGAAGCTGGCCTTGATCCCGAAGATCCCCCGAGTACGTTCAGTGAAGTACAAGAAGTAGCTCAGAGATTAACACAAGGGGCAGAAACTCATGTTGATGTTCATGGCTTTGGTCTCTTAATCCATGGCTGGTTTTTTGAACAGTTACTGGCCAATCAGGGGGCTTACTATGTCGATCAAGATAATGGTCGATCGGGCGAACCGACCAGAACATTAATTAACGAACAGCCTGGACTGAACGTTTTTACATGGTTAGATGAAATGAATAAGGAAGGGACTTTAGGTATATACGGTCGAGACTGGGATGATATTAGAGCCGCTTTTAAGGCTGAGAAATTGGCTATGTATTTAGACTCAACCGCAGGCACTGCGAGTAACGTCAATGATTCAGACTTTGAAGTTGGCACCGCATACTTACCAGTCATGGATGGGCAAGACAGGCATGGTGTCATTATTGGAGGCGCATCATTATGGATGATGGAAGGGAAGTCTGAGGAGGAGCAGTTAGCCGCTTGGGAATTTATTAAATACCTCGTTGAGCCAGAAACTCAAGCGTATTGGGCTGGTGAGACAGGTTATTTTCCAATTACTAAAGCAGCGCACGAGGAAGCTACATTGCAAGAGGTCTATGACACTTATCCCCAATTTCTCACTGCTGTCGAACAACTTCAAAATACAACCTTAACGCCTGCTACACAAGGGGCGCTTATGAGCGTCTTCCCACAGGCGAGAGAACATGTCATGACGGCTATTGAAAAGTTATATGATGGTGCGAGTCCAGAAGAGGCCTTAAATGAAGCGGCTGAAATGATTGACCGTGCCTTAGAGGATGCGAAAAGGACACGCTAA
- a CDS encoding carbohydrate ABC transporter permease — MMRTLLFYVLLIISAFLLFFPVLFAILASFLSSAALHSGDYIPKNISFENYVQAFTSVPLLKFLMNSFIVSFSVMVGQLILCSLAAYALVFIPFKGRHFFFFLILSTMLVPWEATMIPNYITVLNLGWLNTYQGLTVPFFAIAFGIFLLRQHFLTIPRELHESAQMDGCSRFRFFASFVIPLSRPVLIALGIYGFLTTWNMYLWPLLATSNENVRTVQIGIKMMIAQEASTSWNMVMAGVVIILLPTLLLLFFGLNYLKRGLMSGALKG, encoded by the coding sequence ATGATGAGAACGCTTTTATTCTACGTGCTGTTGATCATTTCAGCATTCCTTTTGTTTTTCCCAGTGCTTTTTGCTATCCTAGCAAGTTTCCTTAGTTCGGCTGCATTACATAGTGGGGACTACATACCCAAGAACATATCCTTTGAAAATTATGTGCAAGCTTTTACGAGTGTCCCTTTACTTAAATTTCTTATGAATAGTTTTATCGTATCTTTTAGTGTGATGGTCGGGCAACTGATCCTGTGCAGTTTAGCAGCGTATGCACTGGTTTTTATACCGTTCAAAGGCCGGCATTTTTTCTTCTTTCTTATTCTGTCGACAATGCTAGTCCCTTGGGAAGCCACGATGATTCCAAACTATATCACGGTCTTAAACCTCGGGTGGCTTAATACGTATCAGGGGTTGACGGTGCCTTTCTTTGCCATTGCGTTTGGTATTTTTCTACTTCGACAGCACTTCCTCACGATTCCTAGAGAGCTACATGAATCAGCCCAAATGGACGGGTGTTCACGTTTTCGTTTCTTTGCCTCTTTTGTCATTCCTTTGTCTCGACCAGTCTTAATTGCACTTGGCATCTACGGCTTTTTAACGACGTGGAATATGTACCTATGGCCGTTATTGGCTACGAGTAATGAAAATGTACGGACTGTCCAGATTGGGATCAAGATGATGATCGCTCAGGAAGCCTCAACATCCTGGAACATGGTGATGGCGGGCGTGGTCATTATTTTATTGCCAACATTGTTGCTCCTATTCTTCGGTTTGAACTACTTGAAACGTGGCTTGATGTCGGGAGCACTGAAAGGCTAA
- a CDS encoding carbohydrate ABC transporter permease, with the protein MRPQPSITGGKDDLGISALRKRQKQRRLFMEGILYLSPALLILGVFLFYPMIKTLYYSFFITNPRGMTLSFVGFEHYARLLTSSQFLQSMKATFLFVLYTVPTGILLALYLAVIANEKLKGMAFFRVIFSSTLGVSVAAGATIWLFLFHPSIGVINYGLQMLGLSSIPWLTSSTWALFSVALTTVWMNVGFNFIILLGGLQNISEELYESARIDGAGYWSQLFKITIPMLSPTLFFVIVVTLINAFQTFGQIDILTGGGPAEATNLIVYAIYKDAFIHSRFGYASAQAIILFILVLFFTIMQFKVGEKKVHYQ; encoded by the coding sequence ATGAGGCCACAACCAAGTATAACAGGAGGAAAGGATGACCTGGGGATAAGTGCCCTTAGAAAGAGACAAAAACAACGGCGATTGTTTATGGAAGGGATCCTGTATTTATCACCCGCTTTACTCATATTAGGTGTCTTTCTGTTCTATCCGATGATCAAAACGCTCTATTACAGTTTTTTTATCACGAACCCTAGAGGGATGACGTTATCATTTGTAGGATTTGAACATTATGCTCGGCTACTGACGTCCTCACAATTCCTACAATCGATGAAAGCTACCTTTTTATTTGTACTATATACTGTGCCAACAGGTATATTACTAGCTTTATACTTAGCCGTTATTGCAAATGAGAAATTAAAGGGTATGGCGTTCTTCCGCGTTATTTTTTCTTCAACATTAGGCGTTTCCGTGGCTGCTGGAGCGACCATCTGGTTATTTCTATTTCATCCTAGCATCGGTGTCATTAATTATGGGCTACAAATGCTTGGGCTCTCTAGTATCCCTTGGTTAACATCCTCTACATGGGCCCTTTTTTCTGTTGCTTTAACAACCGTGTGGATGAATGTTGGATTTAACTTCATTATTTTACTGGGTGGACTACAGAATATTTCCGAAGAGCTGTATGAGAGCGCACGGATAGACGGGGCAGGGTATTGGTCCCAATTGTTTAAAATTACAATCCCCATGTTATCTCCAACGTTATTCTTTGTGATCGTGGTTACCCTTATTAATGCCTTCCAAACGTTCGGCCAGATCGATATCCTAACGGGTGGGGGACCAGCTGAAGCCACTAATCTGATCGTCTATGCCATATATAAGGATGCCTTCATACATTCAAGATTTGGTTATGCGAGTGCGCAAGCGATCATTCTATTTATCCTCGTGCTCTTCTTCACCATTATGCAATTTAAGGTTGGAGAAAAGAAGGTGCATTATCAATGA
- a CDS encoding M3 family oligoendopeptidase, with translation MFIYDSVAVDNVLTIEEMVWMQADTQFFQEEIDLYDKSALEKKLNNLLNEEIQSVEDLEQWLLKESALMEEIQEILSGVYIAFNRYNDDENIKKRYEYHQQDIMPMLKTYSHKLNKKFYDNEFRKQLDQDKYGLLIRSRVNAIELYREENIPLEIKEDHLHNEYFEITGSLTIDWEGEEKTIPQMKTYLMSKERHVREKAWKKVWQEVQVHEERLNDIMTELITLRHQIAQNAGFDNYRDYMFKKYERFDYTPEECFRFHEAVEEAVVPMVTEIQKKHHKQIGVERYRPWDTQAIPAGQEPLKPFETTEELVEGTIDVFNQLDPDFGQLIAEMRDRDLLDLESRKAKSPGGFCSDLPVTGLPFIFMNAVGTQGDLSTMVHEGGHSVHHLLSTRQQTLADYKDVPMESAELASMSMELFTLDKWDRFYEDENELKRAQKEHIEDIISFFPWAMVVDRFQHWMYENPNHTVEEREEKFMDLVKRYNYAYLDIEGVEEQIKARWLLQLHIFEVPFYYIEYAIAQLGALQMWEQYHHDPQQAISNYKKALALGSSKTLPEVYETAGIKFDFSTSKIKELMDFAQQRLRELE, from the coding sequence ATGTTTATTTATGATAGTGTAGCTGTAGATAATGTCCTAACGATTGAGGAGATGGTATGGATGCAAGCTGACACGCAATTTTTTCAAGAGGAAATCGATTTATATGACAAATCTGCTTTAGAGAAAAAACTGAATAACTTATTAAATGAAGAGATTCAATCCGTTGAAGATTTAGAACAGTGGTTGTTAAAAGAGAGTGCCTTAATGGAAGAGATTCAAGAGATACTTTCAGGGGTATATATTGCATTTAACCGGTATAACGATGATGAAAACATTAAAAAGAGATATGAATATCACCAACAAGACATTATGCCTATGCTCAAAACATACAGCCATAAGCTGAATAAGAAGTTTTATGATAATGAATTTCGTAAGCAATTAGATCAAGACAAATACGGGTTGCTCATACGTTCTAGAGTGAATGCGATAGAGCTTTATCGAGAAGAGAATATCCCTTTGGAGATAAAAGAAGACCATTTACATAATGAATATTTTGAAATAACAGGGAGCCTGACGATTGATTGGGAAGGGGAAGAAAAGACGATCCCTCAAATGAAGACATACCTTATGAGTAAGGAACGACATGTGAGGGAAAAGGCGTGGAAGAAGGTATGGCAGGAAGTGCAGGTGCACGAAGAGCGCTTGAACGATATCATGACAGAGCTCATCACTCTAAGACATCAAATCGCTCAGAATGCCGGTTTTGACAACTATCGCGATTATATGTTTAAAAAATATGAACGCTTTGATTACACACCAGAAGAATGCTTTCGTTTCCATGAAGCGGTTGAAGAAGCGGTGGTCCCCATGGTGACGGAGATTCAGAAAAAGCATCATAAGCAAATTGGCGTGGAGCGATACCGTCCTTGGGACACACAGGCGATACCTGCTGGTCAAGAACCGTTAAAGCCGTTTGAAACGACGGAGGAATTGGTAGAAGGGACCATTGATGTTTTTAATCAGTTAGATCCCGATTTTGGGCAATTAATTGCAGAAATGAGAGATCGAGACCTTCTAGATTTAGAAAGCAGGAAGGCGAAATCACCTGGTGGATTTTGTTCAGACTTACCTGTCACTGGCTTGCCGTTTATCTTTATGAATGCAGTAGGGACCCAGGGTGATCTATCCACTATGGTGCATGAAGGTGGACACAGTGTCCATCATCTGTTATCTACAAGACAACAGACACTAGCTGATTATAAAGATGTACCGATGGAGTCCGCCGAGCTAGCGAGTATGAGTATGGAATTATTTACCCTCGACAAGTGGGATCGGTTTTATGAAGACGAGAACGAATTGAAACGTGCACAGAAAGAACATATCGAAGACATTATTTCCTTTTTTCCTTGGGCGATGGTCGTGGATCGCTTTCAGCACTGGATGTATGAAAATCCGAATCACACGGTAGAGGAAAGAGAAGAAAAATTTATGGACCTTGTCAAAAGGTATAACTATGCCTATCTTGACATAGAAGGTGTGGAAGAGCAAATCAAAGCAAGGTGGCTTTTACAGCTGCATATTTTCGAAGTCCCCTTCTACTATATCGAATATGCCATTGCACAATTAGGCGCACTACAAATGTGGGAACAGTACCACCATGATCCACAACAAGCGATTAGCAACTATAAAAAAGCACTTGCTCTAGGCAGCTCAAAGACTTTACCAGAAGTCTATGAAACGGCTGGGATTAAGTTTGATTTCTCGACATCAAAGATCAAAGAGCTGATGGATTTTGCTCAGCAGCGCCTACGTGAACTAGAGTAG
- a CDS encoding D-2-hydroxyacid dehydrogenase: MIIVSTAKISTKHQTRLRDAFTGHEFFFYASKEEAYEHHLTQAEVLLTYGEDLTDVDIDQMQQLKWIQVLSAGLDEMPWEALQRHNILVTNAKGIHKIPMAEYTMGMMLQLARRHYEFYDLQKAQTWDRSLRVDELYGKTIGILGVGAIGEEIAKRAKAFGMKVLGLRRSTSEGPTEVDDMIPIEEKSRLFEESDYVVVTLPHTKDTEHFISSDELDQMKDTAYLINIGRGKVVDESALVTALKHHTIAGAVLDVYHQEPLPHNHPLWTLDNIILTPHVSGRSPLYMRRALDIFEDNMRQYPEVSQMRNVVALDRRY, encoded by the coding sequence ATGATCATCGTTTCTACGGCTAAAATAAGTACAAAGCATCAAACACGTCTAAGAGATGCATTTACCGGCCATGAATTTTTTTTCTATGCAAGTAAAGAAGAAGCGTACGAGCATCATTTAACTCAAGCTGAAGTTTTGCTTACATATGGAGAAGATCTTACGGATGTCGACATTGATCAAATGCAACAACTTAAGTGGATACAAGTGTTAAGCGCAGGTTTGGATGAGATGCCCTGGGAAGCATTACAAAGGCACAACATTCTGGTCACCAATGCCAAGGGCATTCATAAAATCCCGATGGCTGAGTACACCATGGGTATGATGCTGCAATTGGCACGCAGGCACTATGAGTTTTACGATTTACAAAAGGCTCAAACATGGGATCGCAGTTTACGTGTAGATGAACTATACGGTAAGACGATCGGTATCCTTGGCGTAGGAGCGATAGGTGAAGAGATTGCTAAGCGTGCCAAAGCTTTCGGTATGAAAGTACTAGGGTTACGTAGGAGCACCTCGGAGGGACCAACTGAAGTGGACGACATGATACCGATTGAGGAGAAGTCACGGTTGTTCGAAGAGAGTGATTACGTGGTTGTGACCTTACCCCACACGAAGGATACGGAACATTTCATATCCAGCGATGAACTGGATCAGATGAAGGACACTGCGTACTTAATTAATATTGGTCGGGGTAAAGTTGTCGATGAATCTGCGTTGGTTACAGCTTTGAAACATCATACCATTGCAGGTGCTGTGCTAGATGTATATCATCAAGAACCACTTCCTCACAATCATCCCTTGTGGACCCTCGACAATATCATCTTAACACCCCACGTGTCGGGTAGGTCTCCCTTGTATATGAGACGTGCATTAGATATATTTGAAGACAATATGAGACAATATCCAGAAGTATCTCAGATGCGTAATGTCGTAGCACTTGACCGTCGTTATTAA
- a CDS encoding YlbF family regulator, translating into MSNLYDSAHGLSKAIKESEEFQALVTAQEKVNEEDTSKKMLQDFREMQMELQMKQMQGQQLSEEEIQKANSLFETIKLNPTISSLLEAEQRLSVVMEDINKIIAEPLKEIYGDDEEQENA; encoded by the coding sequence ATGTCTAACTTATATGATTCTGCACACGGGCTTTCAAAGGCCATCAAAGAAAGTGAGGAGTTCCAAGCACTTGTAACTGCTCAAGAAAAGGTCAACGAAGAGGATACTTCAAAGAAGATGCTTCAAGATTTCCGTGAGATGCAGATGGAATTACAAATGAAACAAATGCAAGGGCAACAGCTATCTGAAGAAGAAATTCAGAAGGCGAATTCACTTTTTGAAACAATCAAATTGAACCCGACAATTAGTTCACTATTAGAAGCCGAACAACGTTTAAGCGTTGTGATGGAGGATATTAATAAGATTATCGCTGAACCATTAAAAGAAATCTATGGTGATGATGAAGAACAAGAGAACGCCTAG